In a genomic window of Brassica rapa cultivar Chiifu-401-42 chromosome A10, CAAS_Brap_v3.01, whole genome shotgun sequence:
- the LOC103847337 gene encoding calmodulin binding protein PICBP isoform X1 yields the protein MSNPMLSEKWESSSKTTRRELKRRERKMWKKPIRISKLPSFTSDQVPVIFSGYTAESEDSSSSDMSDDSISYSTKSSEVVDQVEESSKSVRRMKSVKVLRRQSTRKGGGLMKMRSMKRVTSHSRHTLMKKKNLDLISREELGGLLEPHYLRPTSSSASKNVENVQKNLQAARLKRMTSLRYKGLLKATCSSAMKGSPSSKKSDDVCNYRYCSLHGRPHSHGGDDESGVVHVPSLKRFVSMRRKFVKRQKSVNRRLVLLKRSLSRKRGSADQESEQVADGDDNADGETGQEVIEEEVSSWENCGSDSESNRRSTETVMVDVDDNGDGGMDSVETLASAGRECVIQETIPEVMDDSDGRVDKDMKVKSEETVGDNEEVCRDGSSGELREEDGKKTGNIWNGEESKPEIMDDSDGRSDKYSKESNMTGLDYYNGEIEGTKSVEDDDDEDEKNTEDVWNDTVTLVKQAFDEILAEITDDDDSSDDALEGELANEYDDVADDSSAIEGRDTHLTVIVSTSHMEEGSDHNKRGAKKWSFLKRVILLKRFLKLLDRKERRKRTDAEENETIMRLRRELVGERKNAEEWMLDHALRQVIKTLAPPQRRKVKHLVKAFESLIPMNGSSRGHGGLGSSGREEKETVNSHTILRDTDDTTELPEVLSGKDLEETNLTREVKDLEEKKLTREVSSSLSLGMKSDEDVETIEDSSSSHQPAVEEVLDELASGSSIEEKEEKTGDSTIEEKEEKTGDSEKKTLSTWRNLIQKHMVSGDNEERKLDEAEKEDYRWSYGSNQVTGTEDHGDAAAATIKSFQQAFEMILSEIPDDEEIVSESSKEKEEDHGETKRRSWNSVRKVILLKRFVKSLEKVHVFNPRKLRNLPVVDSKLEEAEKVLLRRHRSIIEEGIRTDGEEWMLDYAMRQALSRLAPVERKKVELLVQAFDTVLDGHDTLKQTKSTNNDATIKEGTQTVEDEQRIKNVFSSFQVHQKDLKQEEEVDDTPKNNVEADTEGTLRAEKDEQKIANVFSKFQVHQKDLKGEEEVDSTPRRSSSLLPPIGNVKQRIVVEKEKDSRMWKLIYKHMVTEKEEETSSVDGECDDETANLQIDARRSGTVTLVREALEKILSEIPDNSSDDQSIDSATDQELMERNSQVSEESSTNSKPKKGWNNVKKVILLKRFVSDLGRLSPKTPRFLPWEPDPETEKIRLRHQEVGGKRNSEEWMLDYALRQAISTLPPSQRRKVSLLAQAFDTISFSSTPGSAATSRNISRQSSLSSMTVHNENEGNAEILRGKLRKLQEDLKETTKVDGDLDEKQECSSLWRLLCKQMEDNERNQTLPKEEQESEEDTSVDGEKMEVYKTEAVELLGEVIDGISLEESQKSGTSQASQVKINRWSSVKKAMQLRKFVKALENVRKFNPREPRFLPLEPGVEAERVNLRHQETRNKRNGDEWMVDNSLQEVVSKLTPARRDKVKLLVQAFESLSATGN from the exons ATGTCGAACCCGATGCTGTCGGAGAAATGGGAGAGCTCAAGTAAAACCACCAGAAGAGAGCTCAAAAGGAGAGAGAGGAAGATGTGGAAGAAACCCATCAGGATTTCTAAATTGCCCAGTTTCACTTCCGATCAGGTTCCGGTCATCTTCTCCGGCTACACCGCCGAGTCTGAAGACTCCTCTTCCTCCGACATGTCTGACGATTCTATCTCTTACTCCACTAAATCATCTGAGGTTGTTGACCAG gttGAGGAAAGTTCAAAATCTGTGAGGAGGATGAAGAGTGTTAAGGTTCTTAGGAGACAGTCAACGAGGAAAGGAGGAGGACTGATGAAGATGAGATCTATGAAGCGTGTGACTTCACATTCGAGACATAccctgatgaagaagaagaatcttgATTTGATTTCAAGGGAGGAGTTAGGAGGGCTGTTAGAGCCTCATTACTTGAGACCAACGAGCTCCTCAGCTTCAAAGAACGTGGAGAACGTTCAGAAGAATCTCCAAGCGGCTAGGTTGAAGAGGATGACGAGTTTGAGATACAAAGGGCTGCTCAAAGCTACTTGCTCTTCGGCTATGAAAGGTTCTCCTTCTTCTAAGAAGAGTGATGATGTGTGCAATTATAGGTATTGTTCTCTGCACGGTCGGCCTCATAGCCACGGTGGGGATGATGAGAGCGGTGTTGTTCATGTTCCGTCTTTGAAGCGGTTTGTGTCGATGAGGAGGAAGTTTGTGAAGAGGCAGAAGAGCGTGAACCGGCGTTTGGTGCTTTTGAAGCGGAGTTTGAGTAGGAAGAGAGGGTCTGCTGATCAAGAATCAGAGCAGGTGGCTGATGGTGATGATAATGCAGATGGAGAGACCGGTCAAGAGGTTATTGAAGAAGAGGTTTCTAGCTGGGAGAACTGTGGAAGTGATTCAGAATCGAACAGAAGATCTACTGAGACGGTGATGGTAGATGTTGATGATAATGGGGATGGAGGAATGGATTCAGTGGAGACTCTTGCATCAGCTGGAAGAGAATGTGTTATTCAGGAAACTATACCGGAAGTTATGGATGATTCAGATGGTAGAGTTGACAAAGATATGAAGGTGAAGAGTGAAGAAACTGTGGGAGATAATGAGGAAGTTTGCAGGGATGGTTCTTCTGGTGAACTgagagaagaagatggaaaGAAAACTGGAAATATATGGAATGGTGAAGAATCTAAACCGGAGATAATGGATGATTCAGATGGAAGAAGTGACAAATATTCTAAGGAATCTAACATGACAGGTCTTGATTATTATAATGGAGAGATTGAGGGAACTAAAAGTgtggaagatgatgatgatgaagatgaaaagAATACAGAAGATGTATGGAACGATACCGTTACTCTTGTTAAGCAAGCGTTTGATGAGATACTTGCTGAAATCACCGATGATGATGACTCGTCTGATGATGCTTTAGAGGGTGAATTGGCGAATGAATATGATGATGTTGCAGATGATTCAAGTGCTATTGAAGGGAGGGACACACATTTGACTGTAATTGTTTCTACTTCTCATATGGAAGAAGGATCTGATCATAATAAGAGAGGTGCCAAGAAGTGGAGTTTCTTGAAAAGAGTAATCCTTCTCAAGAGGTTTCTCAAGTTGCTGGATCGAAAAGAGAGGCGCAAGCGTACTGATGCTGAAGAGAATGAAACAATCATGAGGTTGAGAAGAGAGTTGGTTGGAGAGAGGAAGAATGCAGAGGAATGGATGCTTGATCATGCTCTTAGGCAAGTCATTAAGACTCTTGCTCCACCTCAGAGAAGGAAAGTGAAACATCTTGTCAAAGCTTTTGAATCTTTGATTCCTATGAATGGTAGCTCTAGAGGTCATGGTGGTCTTGGAAGCTCTggaagagaagagaaggaaaCAGTGAACTCGCATACGATCTTGAGAGACACTGATGACACTACTGAACTACCAGAAGTTTTATCAGGAAAGGATCTTGAAGAAACAAACTTAACTAGAGAAGTAAAGGATCttgaagaaaaaaagttaactAGAGAAGTTTCATCATCTCTTTCTCTTGGTATGAAATCTGATGAAGATGTGGAAACAATAGAAGATTCAAGTTCAAGTCATCAACCTGCTGTGGAGGAAGTATTAGATGAGTTGGCTTCAGGTTCATCtatagaagaaaaagaagagaagacagGAGATTCAACtatagaagaaaaagaagagaagacagGAGATTCTGAGAAGAAAACTCTTTCTACATGGAGGAACCTTATACAGAAGCACATGGTTTCAGGAGACAATGAAGAGAGAAAGCTTGATGAAGCTGAGAAAGAAGATTACAGGTGGTCCTATGGAAGTAATCAGGTGACAGGTACTGAAGATCATGGTGATGCTGCTGCTGCAACTATTAAATCGTTTCAGCAAGCATTTGAAATGATCCTCTCTGAGATCCCTGACGATGAAGAGATTGTTTCGGAATCATctaaggagaaagaagaagatcatGGAGAGACTAAAAGAAGAAGCTGGAACAGCGTGAGAAAGGTGATACTCTTGAAAAGATTTGTGAAAAGCTTGGAGAAAGTACATGTTTTCAATCCGAGGAAGCTGCGGAATCTACCTGTTGTTGATTCTAAACTGGAGGAGGCAGAGAAAGTATTACTAAGAAGACATCGGTCAATAATTGAGGAGGGAATAAGAACAGATGGAGAGGAATGGATGCTGGATTACGCTATGAGACAAGCGTTATCAAGATTGGCTCctgtagagagaaagaaagtagAACTCCTTGTGCAGGCCTTTGATACAGTTCTTGATGGCCATGACACTCTTAAACAAACCAAGAGCACTAACAATGATGCAACTATCAAAGAAGGAACACAGACAGTAGAAGATGAGCAGAGGATCAAAAATGTCTTTTCAAGTTTTCAGGTACATCAAAAGGACttgaaacaagaagaggaggttGATGATACTCCCAAGAACAACGTTGAAGCTGACACAGAAGGAACACTGAGAGCAGAGAAAGACGAGCAGAAGATTGCAAATGTCTTCTCAAAGTTTCAGGTGCATCAAAAGGACTTGAAAGGAGAAGAGGAAGTTGATTCTACTCCAAGGAGATCCAGCAGTTTGCTTCCTCCTATAGGAAACGTTAAACAGCGAATCGTCGTTGAGAAAGAGAAAGATTCAAGAATGTGGAAGCTCATCTACAAACACATGGTaacagagaaagaagaagaaactagtTCAGTTGATGGTGAATGTGATGACGAAACTGCTAATCTTCAGATTGATGCTAGAAGAAGCGGAACAGTTACACTTGTTAGAGAAGCACTTGAGAAGATTCTCTCTGAGATTCCAGACAACTCCTCTGATGATCAATCTATAGACAGTGCTACTGATCAAGAACTAATGGAAAGAAACTCTCAAGTAAGTGAAGAGTCTTCTACCAACTCAAAACCAAAGAAAGGATGGAACAATGTGAAGAAAGTCATTCTACTAAAGAGATTCGTCAGCGATTTAGGAAGACTCAGCCCCAAGACGCCTCGGTTCTTGCCTTGGGAGCCTGATCCTGAAACAGAAAAGATCCGTTTGAGGCATCAGGAAGTTGGAGGGAAGAGAAACTCAGAGGAGTGGATGCTTGATTATGCTCTGAGACAAGCCATATCGACGTTACCACCGTCTCAGAGAAGAAAAGTCTCTCTTCTCGCACAAGCTTTCGATACTATAAGCTTTTCTTCGACTCCAGGCTCGGCAGCAACGTCAAGGAACATCTCTCGTCAGTCCAGCCTTTCTTCTATGACGGTCCATAATGAAAACGAAGGTAACGCTGAGATCTTAAGAGGTAAACTGAGAAAACTACAAGAGGATCTCAAAGAGACTACCAAAGTCGATGGTGATTTGGATGAGAAACAAGAGTGTTCGAGCTTGTGGAGGTTGTTATGCAAACAGATGGAAGACAACGAGAGAAACCAAACATTGCcaaaagaagaacaagaatcagAGGAAGACACAAGTGTGGATGGTGAGAAGATGGAAGTTTACAAAACCGAAGCAGTGGAGCTGTTAGGAGAAGTCATAGACGGAATCTCTCTTGAAGAGAGTCAAAAGAGTGGAACTTCACAGGCCTCACAAGTGAAGATTAACAGATGGAGCAGCGTCAAAAAGGCGATGCAGCTGAGGAAATTCGTCAAAGCGTTAGAGAATGTGAGGAAGTTCAACCCAAGGGAGCCTCGGTTCTTACCGTTGGAGCCTGGAGTTGAAGCGGAAAGAGTGAACCTTAGGCATCAAGAAACTCGAAACAAGAGAAACGGGGACGAGTGGATGGTCGATAACTCGCTTCAAGAAGTTGTTTCCAAGCTAACACCAGCTCGGAGAGATAAAGTTAAGTTGTTGGTTCAAGCTTTTGAGTCACTTTCGGCTACAGGGAACTGA
- the LOC103847337 gene encoding calmodulin binding protein PICBP isoform X3 — protein MSNPMLSEKWESSSKTTRRELKRRERKMWKKPIRISKLPSFTSDQVPVIFSGYTAESEDSSSSDMSDDSISYSTKSSEVVDQVEESSKSVRRMKSVKVLRRQSTRKGGGLMKMRSMKRVTSHSRHTLMKKKNLDLISREELGGLLEPHYLRPTSSSASKNVENVQKNLQAARLKRMTSLRYKGLLKATCSSAMKGSPSSKKSDDVCNYRYCSLHGRPHSHGGDDESGVVHVPSLKRFVSMRRKFVKRQKSVNRRLVLLKRSLSRKRGSADQESEQVADGDDNADGETGQEVIEEEVSSWENCGSDSESNRRSTETVMVDVDDNGDGGMDSVETLASAGRECVIQETIPEVMDDSDGRVDKDMKVKSEETVGDNEEVCSEESKPEIMDDSDGRSDKYSKESNMTGLDYYNGEIEGTKSVEDDDDEDEKNTEDVWNDTVTLVKQAFDEILAEITDDDDSSDDALEGELANEYDDVADDSSAIEGRDTHLTVIVSTSHMEEGSDHNKRGAKKWSFLKRVILLKRFLKLLDRKERRKRTDAEENETIMRLRRELVGERKNAEEWMLDHALRQVIKTLAPPQRRKVKHLVKAFESLIPMNGSSRGHGGLGSSGREEKETVNSHTILRDTDDTTELPEVLSGKDLEETNLTREVKDLEEKKLTREVSSSLSLGMKSDEDVETIEDSSSSHQPAVEEVLDELASGSSIEEKEEKTGDSTIEEKEEKTGDSEKKTLSTWRNLIQKHMVSGDNEERKLDEAEKEDYRWSYGSNQVTGTEDHGDAAAATIKSFQQAFEMILSEIPDDEEIVSESSKEKEEDHGETKRRSWNSVRKVILLKRFVKSLEKVHVFNPRKLRNLPVVDSKLEEAEKVLLRRHRSIIEEGIRTDGEEWMLDYAMRQALSRLAPVERKKVELLVQAFDTVLDGHDTLKQTKSTNNDATIKEGTQTVEDEQRIKNVFSSFQVHQKDLKQEEEVDDTPKNNVEADTEGTLRAEKDEQKIANVFSKFQVHQKDLKGEEEVDSTPRRSSSLLPPIGNVKQRIVVEKEKDSRMWKLIYKHMVTEKEEETSSVDGECDDETANLQIDARRSGTVTLVREALEKILSEIPDNSSDDQSIDSATDQELMERNSQVSEESSTNSKPKKGWNNVKKVILLKRFVSDLGRLSPKTPRFLPWEPDPETEKIRLRHQEVGGKRNSEEWMLDYALRQAISTLPPSQRRKVSLLAQAFDTISFSSTPGSAATSRNISRQSSLSSMTVHNENEGNAEILRGKLRKLQEDLKETTKVDGDLDEKQECSSLWRLLCKQMEDNERNQTLPKEEQESEEDTSVDGEKMEVYKTEAVELLGEVIDGISLEESQKSGTSQASQVKINRWSSVKKAMQLRKFVKALENVRKFNPREPRFLPLEPGVEAERVNLRHQETRNKRNGDEWMVDNSLQEVVSKLTPARRDKVKLLVQAFESLSATGN, from the exons ATGTCGAACCCGATGCTGTCGGAGAAATGGGAGAGCTCAAGTAAAACCACCAGAAGAGAGCTCAAAAGGAGAGAGAGGAAGATGTGGAAGAAACCCATCAGGATTTCTAAATTGCCCAGTTTCACTTCCGATCAGGTTCCGGTCATCTTCTCCGGCTACACCGCCGAGTCTGAAGACTCCTCTTCCTCCGACATGTCTGACGATTCTATCTCTTACTCCACTAAATCATCTGAGGTTGTTGACCAG gttGAGGAAAGTTCAAAATCTGTGAGGAGGATGAAGAGTGTTAAGGTTCTTAGGAGACAGTCAACGAGGAAAGGAGGAGGACTGATGAAGATGAGATCTATGAAGCGTGTGACTTCACATTCGAGACATAccctgatgaagaagaagaatcttgATTTGATTTCAAGGGAGGAGTTAGGAGGGCTGTTAGAGCCTCATTACTTGAGACCAACGAGCTCCTCAGCTTCAAAGAACGTGGAGAACGTTCAGAAGAATCTCCAAGCGGCTAGGTTGAAGAGGATGACGAGTTTGAGATACAAAGGGCTGCTCAAAGCTACTTGCTCTTCGGCTATGAAAGGTTCTCCTTCTTCTAAGAAGAGTGATGATGTGTGCAATTATAGGTATTGTTCTCTGCACGGTCGGCCTCATAGCCACGGTGGGGATGATGAGAGCGGTGTTGTTCATGTTCCGTCTTTGAAGCGGTTTGTGTCGATGAGGAGGAAGTTTGTGAAGAGGCAGAAGAGCGTGAACCGGCGTTTGGTGCTTTTGAAGCGGAGTTTGAGTAGGAAGAGAGGGTCTGCTGATCAAGAATCAGAGCAGGTGGCTGATGGTGATGATAATGCAGATGGAGAGACCGGTCAAGAGGTTATTGAAGAAGAGGTTTCTAGCTGGGAGAACTGTGGAAGTGATTCAGAATCGAACAGAAGATCTACTGAGACGGTGATGGTAGATGTTGATGATAATGGGGATGGAGGAATGGATTCAGTGGAGACTCTTGCATCAGCTGGAAGAGAATGTGTTATTCAGGAAACTATACCGGAAGTTATGGATGATTCAGATGGTAGAGTTGACAAAGATATGAAGGTGAAGAGTGAAGAAACTGTGGGAGATAATGAGGAAGTTTGCA GTGAAGAATCTAAACCGGAGATAATGGATGATTCAGATGGAAGAAGTGACAAATATTCTAAGGAATCTAACATGACAGGTCTTGATTATTATAATGGAGAGATTGAGGGAACTAAAAGTgtggaagatgatgatgatgaagatgaaaagAATACAGAAGATGTATGGAACGATACCGTTACTCTTGTTAAGCAAGCGTTTGATGAGATACTTGCTGAAATCACCGATGATGATGACTCGTCTGATGATGCTTTAGAGGGTGAATTGGCGAATGAATATGATGATGTTGCAGATGATTCAAGTGCTATTGAAGGGAGGGACACACATTTGACTGTAATTGTTTCTACTTCTCATATGGAAGAAGGATCTGATCATAATAAGAGAGGTGCCAAGAAGTGGAGTTTCTTGAAAAGAGTAATCCTTCTCAAGAGGTTTCTCAAGTTGCTGGATCGAAAAGAGAGGCGCAAGCGTACTGATGCTGAAGAGAATGAAACAATCATGAGGTTGAGAAGAGAGTTGGTTGGAGAGAGGAAGAATGCAGAGGAATGGATGCTTGATCATGCTCTTAGGCAAGTCATTAAGACTCTTGCTCCACCTCAGAGAAGGAAAGTGAAACATCTTGTCAAAGCTTTTGAATCTTTGATTCCTATGAATGGTAGCTCTAGAGGTCATGGTGGTCTTGGAAGCTCTggaagagaagagaaggaaaCAGTGAACTCGCATACGATCTTGAGAGACACTGATGACACTACTGAACTACCAGAAGTTTTATCAGGAAAGGATCTTGAAGAAACAAACTTAACTAGAGAAGTAAAGGATCttgaagaaaaaaagttaactAGAGAAGTTTCATCATCTCTTTCTCTTGGTATGAAATCTGATGAAGATGTGGAAACAATAGAAGATTCAAGTTCAAGTCATCAACCTGCTGTGGAGGAAGTATTAGATGAGTTGGCTTCAGGTTCATCtatagaagaaaaagaagagaagacagGAGATTCAACtatagaagaaaaagaagagaagacagGAGATTCTGAGAAGAAAACTCTTTCTACATGGAGGAACCTTATACAGAAGCACATGGTTTCAGGAGACAATGAAGAGAGAAAGCTTGATGAAGCTGAGAAAGAAGATTACAGGTGGTCCTATGGAAGTAATCAGGTGACAGGTACTGAAGATCATGGTGATGCTGCTGCTGCAACTATTAAATCGTTTCAGCAAGCATTTGAAATGATCCTCTCTGAGATCCCTGACGATGAAGAGATTGTTTCGGAATCATctaaggagaaagaagaagatcatGGAGAGACTAAAAGAAGAAGCTGGAACAGCGTGAGAAAGGTGATACTCTTGAAAAGATTTGTGAAAAGCTTGGAGAAAGTACATGTTTTCAATCCGAGGAAGCTGCGGAATCTACCTGTTGTTGATTCTAAACTGGAGGAGGCAGAGAAAGTATTACTAAGAAGACATCGGTCAATAATTGAGGAGGGAATAAGAACAGATGGAGAGGAATGGATGCTGGATTACGCTATGAGACAAGCGTTATCAAGATTGGCTCctgtagagagaaagaaagtagAACTCCTTGTGCAGGCCTTTGATACAGTTCTTGATGGCCATGACACTCTTAAACAAACCAAGAGCACTAACAATGATGCAACTATCAAAGAAGGAACACAGACAGTAGAAGATGAGCAGAGGATCAAAAATGTCTTTTCAAGTTTTCAGGTACATCAAAAGGACttgaaacaagaagaggaggttGATGATACTCCCAAGAACAACGTTGAAGCTGACACAGAAGGAACACTGAGAGCAGAGAAAGACGAGCAGAAGATTGCAAATGTCTTCTCAAAGTTTCAGGTGCATCAAAAGGACTTGAAAGGAGAAGAGGAAGTTGATTCTACTCCAAGGAGATCCAGCAGTTTGCTTCCTCCTATAGGAAACGTTAAACAGCGAATCGTCGTTGAGAAAGAGAAAGATTCAAGAATGTGGAAGCTCATCTACAAACACATGGTaacagagaaagaagaagaaactagtTCAGTTGATGGTGAATGTGATGACGAAACTGCTAATCTTCAGATTGATGCTAGAAGAAGCGGAACAGTTACACTTGTTAGAGAAGCACTTGAGAAGATTCTCTCTGAGATTCCAGACAACTCCTCTGATGATCAATCTATAGACAGTGCTACTGATCAAGAACTAATGGAAAGAAACTCTCAAGTAAGTGAAGAGTCTTCTACCAACTCAAAACCAAAGAAAGGATGGAACAATGTGAAGAAAGTCATTCTACTAAAGAGATTCGTCAGCGATTTAGGAAGACTCAGCCCCAAGACGCCTCGGTTCTTGCCTTGGGAGCCTGATCCTGAAACAGAAAAGATCCGTTTGAGGCATCAGGAAGTTGGAGGGAAGAGAAACTCAGAGGAGTGGATGCTTGATTATGCTCTGAGACAAGCCATATCGACGTTACCACCGTCTCAGAGAAGAAAAGTCTCTCTTCTCGCACAAGCTTTCGATACTATAAGCTTTTCTTCGACTCCAGGCTCGGCAGCAACGTCAAGGAACATCTCTCGTCAGTCCAGCCTTTCTTCTATGACGGTCCATAATGAAAACGAAGGTAACGCTGAGATCTTAAGAGGTAAACTGAGAAAACTACAAGAGGATCTCAAAGAGACTACCAAAGTCGATGGTGATTTGGATGAGAAACAAGAGTGTTCGAGCTTGTGGAGGTTGTTATGCAAACAGATGGAAGACAACGAGAGAAACCAAACATTGCcaaaagaagaacaagaatcagAGGAAGACACAAGTGTGGATGGTGAGAAGATGGAAGTTTACAAAACCGAAGCAGTGGAGCTGTTAGGAGAAGTCATAGACGGAATCTCTCTTGAAGAGAGTCAAAAGAGTGGAACTTCACAGGCCTCACAAGTGAAGATTAACAGATGGAGCAGCGTCAAAAAGGCGATGCAGCTGAGGAAATTCGTCAAAGCGTTAGAGAATGTGAGGAAGTTCAACCCAAGGGAGCCTCGGTTCTTACCGTTGGAGCCTGGAGTTGAAGCGGAAAGAGTGAACCTTAGGCATCAAGAAACTCGAAACAAGAGAAACGGGGACGAGTGGATGGTCGATAACTCGCTTCAAGAAGTTGTTTCCAAGCTAACACCAGCTCGGAGAGATAAAGTTAAGTTGTTGGTTCAAGCTTTTGAGTCACTTTCGGCTACAGGGAACTGA